In bacterium, a single genomic region encodes these proteins:
- a CDS encoding manganese efflux pump, with protein sequence MAFKIAAFVLPLGIDTFAAAVALGLRRIRPLRPAVLFALFETVMPLIGIAAGDYAGRRFAAAAVYAGGAILIGIGTNIFREARGAEEGPAHASLGTLRGTVLAGFGISMDELAAGFPMGAARLPVPTVLAAIGLQAFVVTVAGIWAGRRLGIRAGRRTARAAETAAAAAFILLGMYTIAEQLVR encoded by the coding sequence ATGGCGTTCAAAATCGCCGCGTTCGTGCTTCCCCTCGGCATCGACACCTTTGCCGCCGCCGTAGCGCTGGGCCTGCGGCGCATCCGTCCCCTGCGCCCCGCGGTGTTGTTCGCGCTGTTCGAAACGGTGATGCCGCTGATCGGCATCGCGGCCGGGGACTACGCCGGCCGCCGCTTTGCCGCCGCGGCGGTTTACGCGGGCGGCGCCATCCTCATCGGAATCGGCACGAACATCTTTCGGGAGGCCCGCGGCGCCGAGGAGGGGCCGGCGCACGCCTCGCTCGGAACCCTGCGCGGCACGGTACTCGCGGGGTTCGGGATCTCGATGGACGAACTCGCCGCGGGATTCCCCATGGGGGCGGCGCGGCTGCCGGTCCCGACGGTGCTCGCGGCCATCGGGCTGCAGGCGTTCGTCGTCACCGTCGCGGGCATATGGGCCGGCCGGCGGCTCGGGATTCGGGCGGGCCGCCGCACGGCGCGGGCGGCGGAGACGGCGGCCGCCGCGGCGTTCATACTGCTCGGCATGTATACGATCGCCGAACAGCTTGTGCGATGA
- a CDS encoding alpha amylase family protein: MLAAAVAAVLAAPATLPPAADAGPTPVPRLAMWIEPGANLKQLSTVDGVRAALDRAKAAGIDTVMPEAKNAWGYASYPSSFIPSLADSPIPHSGPGGGYPPPAQWYPRDYDLLGTIITEAHARGIRVDAAVNTFGEGYSPMRTGPSFTHPEFQATAYVAFRRVVSPDGSSYELAGVDVPRGQDQLVLYTPAAGAASPASRWGVEAAVADGAVTDLRDRAAGDADPGAVAVPKKGYVLSGHGAAAAWLRGAFKTGDRVTIGAVETRMEPSSTHDIFAFANPANPEVWNYELAAVREIVAKYDVDGIVLDRTRYDDLSEDFSDLSRAAFERTIGHPVAHWPEDIYTYVPQGYWVTRRFGPLYQAWLGYRAQTIMAYTRAARAVAKAVRPGVAVAMYVGSWYPVYYNEGVNWASPNVRAPYSWIGEGWVRAGLAPLLDYLMIGTYYRPVTTWEAIRRGDGALISVQGSAMLGVQLVHGDTPVVGSLLLTLYDGKPATLTRAIRMSDAVTRGTMLFDLVYLNTLNLWDAIPKP; this comes from the coding sequence ATGCTTGCCGCGGCGGTCGCGGCCGTGCTCGCCGCGCCCGCGACCCTCCCGCCGGCCGCCGACGCCGGGCCGACCCCGGTGCCGCGCCTCGCGATGTGGATCGAGCCGGGCGCGAACCTCAAGCAGCTCAGCACCGTGGACGGCGTGCGCGCCGCGCTCGATCGGGCGAAGGCGGCCGGCATCGACACCGTCATGCCCGAGGCGAAGAACGCCTGGGGCTACGCGAGCTACCCCAGCTCGTTCATCCCGTCGCTCGCCGACTCGCCGATCCCGCACTCGGGCCCCGGCGGCGGCTACCCGCCGCCCGCGCAGTGGTATCCGCGCGACTACGATCTGCTGGGGACGATCATCACGGAGGCGCACGCCCGGGGCATCAGGGTCGACGCGGCGGTCAACACGTTCGGCGAGGGCTACTCGCCGATGCGCACCGGGCCGTCGTTCACGCACCCCGAGTTTCAGGCGACCGCGTACGTCGCCTTCCGGCGCGTCGTCTCACCAGACGGTAGTTCCTACGAACTGGCGGGCGTTGATGTTCCGCGGGGACAGGATCAGCTCGTGCTGTACACGCCGGCCGCCGGCGCGGCGAGCCCGGCGTCGCGTTGGGGCGTCGAGGCGGCGGTGGCCGACGGCGCCGTCACCGACCTGCGCGACCGCGCGGCGGGCGATGCGGACCCCGGCGCGGTTGCGGTTCCCAAGAAGGGGTACGTGCTGTCCGGTCACGGCGCCGCAGCGGCCTGGCTGCGCGGCGCGTTCAAGACCGGCGACCGGGTCACGATCGGCGCCGTCGAGACGCGCATGGAGCCGTCCTCGACCCACGACATTTTTGCGTTCGCGAATCCCGCGAACCCGGAGGTCTGGAACTACGAGCTGGCCGCGGTGCGAGAAATCGTGGCGAAGTACGACGTCGACGGCATCGTGCTCGACCGGACCCGGTACGACGACCTGTCCGAGGACTTCTCAGACCTGAGCCGCGCCGCGTTCGAACGAACGATCGGCCACCCGGTCGCGCACTGGCCCGAGGACATCTATACGTACGTCCCGCAGGGCTACTGGGTGACGCGCAGGTTCGGTCCGCTGTATCAGGCCTGGCTCGGCTATCGGGCGCAAACGATCATGGCGTACACGCGCGCGGCGCGCGCAGTGGCCAAGGCCGTGCGGCCGGGCGTCGCGGTCGCCATGTACGTCGGCTCGTGGTACCCGGTCTATTACAATGAAGGCGTGAACTGGGCGAGCCCGAACGTCCGGGCGCCCTACTCGTGGATCGGGGAGGGTTGGGTGCGGGCCGGACTCGCGCCCCTCCTCGACTACCTGATGATCGGCACGTACTACCGGCCGGTCACGACGTGGGAGGCGATCCGCCGCGGCGACGGCGCGCTGATCAGCGTTCAAGGCAGCGCCATGCTCGGTGTCCAGCTCGTACACGGCGACACGCCGGTCGTCGGGTCGCTGCTGCTCACGCTCTACGACGGGAAGCCGGCGACTCTCACGCGTGCGATCCGGATGTCGGACGCGGTCACGCGCGGGACCATGCTGTTCGACCTCGTCTATCTAAATACGCTCAACCTGTGGGACGCGATCCCGAAGCCCTAG
- a CDS encoding ABC transporter ATP-binding protein: protein MIQAESLSRSYGERWAIRDVSFQARQGEILGFLGPNGAGKTTTMRILTGFLAPTAGRASIAGIDVVDKPLEAKRHLGYLPEVVPLYDEFTTREYLSFVARLKRVERRRISDAVDRAMDLCRVDDVADRLVRNLSRGYRQRVGLAHAIVHDPEVLILDEPTSAMDPRQIVEIRNVVKGLRGSHTIILSTHILPEATAVCDRVIVINEGSVVAVDTYEQLAARLRNSDKTLLRAARPSADLAKRLGGIAGVRHVTAAEAPGELLVESDLGTDVREHVARAVVESGAGLLELRPLAMSLEDVFLKLVTHEDGAAQEGSAKGARA, encoded by the coding sequence GTGATTCAGGCCGAGTCGCTCTCCCGGAGCTACGGGGAGCGTTGGGCCATCCGCGATGTGTCGTTTCAGGCGCGCCAAGGCGAGATCCTCGGGTTTCTCGGCCCGAACGGCGCCGGCAAGACGACGACGATGCGGATCCTGACGGGATTTCTGGCGCCCACGGCGGGGCGGGCATCCATCGCCGGAATCGACGTCGTGGACAAGCCGCTGGAAGCGAAGCGCCATCTCGGATATCTGCCGGAGGTGGTACCGCTCTACGACGAGTTTACCACGCGCGAATACCTCTCCTTCGTCGCCCGGCTCAAGCGCGTGGAGCGGCGGCGCATTTCCGACGCCGTGGACCGCGCGATGGACCTCTGCAGGGTCGACGACGTGGCGGACCGTCTGGTGCGCAACCTCTCCCGCGGCTACCGTCAGCGCGTCGGGCTCGCGCACGCCATCGTGCACGACCCCGAGGTCCTGATCCTCGACGAGCCGACGTCGGCGATGGACCCGCGCCAGATCGTAGAGATTCGCAACGTCGTCAAGGGCCTGCGCGGGTCCCACACGATCATCCTCAGCACGCACATTCTGCCCGAGGCGACCGCCGTCTGCGACCGCGTCATCGTGATCAACGAGGGCTCGGTGGTTGCCGTCGACACCTACGAGCAGCTGGCCGCGCGGCTGCGCAACTCGGACAAGACGCTCCTGCGGGCGGCGCGGCCGTCCGCGGATCTCGCGAAGCGCCTCGGCGGGATCGCCGGCGTGCGCCACGTGACGGCGGCCGAGGCGCCCGGCGAGTTGCTGGTCGAATCCGACCTCGGCACCGACGTCCGCGAGCACGTCGCCCGCGCGGTCGTCGAGTCCGGCGCGGGACTGCTCGAGCTCCGCCCGCTGGCGATGAGCCTCGAGGACGTCTTCCTCAAGCTTGTGACGCACGAGGACGGCGCCGCCCAGGAGGGCAGTGCGAAGGGAGCCCGGGCATGA
- a CDS encoding ABC transporter permease subunit: MNGTLVIARKELKQLFASPIAYVALAMFFLITGFLFFSLIGLYTTNVLQLQGTPPADFNPTRIIFSPLFQDVSFVMILLVPVLTMRLVSEEDRAHTMELLATSPVTNTAIILGKYLAAVVLYLVLLAISAYMPLSLAVIGRLDWGLLGATYLGLLLLGAAFLAIGLFASTLNENQIVSAAIGFSLLLLFWVLGFAQQATGSVTQQVLSSLAVATHFNTFSSGTVDTQDVLFFLSLAGFFLFLGALALESRKWR; the protein is encoded by the coding sequence ATGAACGGTACGCTCGTCATCGCGCGCAAAGAGCTGAAGCAGCTGTTCGCCTCACCGATCGCCTACGTCGCGCTGGCGATGTTCTTTCTCATCACCGGCTTCCTGTTCTTCTCGCTGATCGGCCTGTACACGACCAACGTGCTGCAGCTGCAGGGCACGCCGCCGGCCGACTTCAACCCGACGCGCATCATCTTCAGCCCGCTCTTTCAGGACGTCAGCTTCGTGATGATCCTGCTTGTGCCGGTGCTGACGATGCGGCTCGTCTCCGAGGAAGACCGCGCCCACACAATGGAGCTGCTGGCGACCTCGCCGGTCACCAACACCGCGATCATCCTCGGCAAGTACCTGGCTGCGGTCGTGCTGTACCTCGTCCTCCTGGCGATCAGCGCGTACATGCCGCTGAGCCTCGCCGTGATCGGCCGGCTCGATTGGGGCTTGCTCGGCGCGACCTACCTCGGCCTTCTGCTGCTCGGCGCCGCGTTCCTCGCCATCGGGCTGTTCGCGTCGACGCTCAACGAGAACCAGATCGTCTCCGCGGCGATCGGCTTCTCGCTTCTGCTGCTGTTCTGGGTGCTCGGCTTTGCCCAGCAGGCCACCGGTTCGGTCACCCAGCAGGTGCTCTCGTCGCTCGCGGTGGCCACGCACTTCAACACGTTTTCGAGCGGCACGGTGGACACGCAGGACGTGCTGTTCTTCCTGAGCTTGGCGGGGTTCTTCCTGTTCCTCGGCGCGCTCGCGCTCGAGTCCCGAAAGTGGAGGTAG
- a CDS encoding GldG family protein has product MLRRNRLLTANALVSALLVLALLIGLNYLGTEHHARWDLTATREHSLSPQTLKILRTLPGPTEAIAFPSADSTGRYRDLLGTYQYYSKNFQYRLVDPDRNPAEAQKFKVTSYGQIVLQRGAVTYTVDDATEDALTNGLLHVLETGKKSVYVVQGDGEVPLDDFTRVGMGTVKQALTGKGFDVKPLFLIKEPRVPADASAVILASPSQELPPQVLDALDGYYRDGGHLLVLVDPTSPAGVRAWLGREFHVAAPGGLVVDPVSRLLGANPAVPIVTQYPYSDITQNFNLATAFPVATPLVPDAKAKDVTVTPIVKSSEASYVKTNLDAKDISYQAGVDRKGASMLGVEVTPAAGAGAAPQPPAASVTPTAPGAPAKGAAASKGAGAKPAAVQAAAAKGSAVLFGNSSFIRNSYVGLVGNRDLFTSTVAWLTQSGNLVSIAPRVSPFDPFIISGQQGRYLFVGSVIALPLALLLLGGSVYFRRRSL; this is encoded by the coding sequence ATGCTCCGCCGCAACCGGCTGCTGACCGCCAATGCGCTGGTCTCCGCGCTGCTCGTCCTCGCGCTGCTCATCGGTCTCAACTACCTGGGCACGGAGCACCACGCACGGTGGGATCTCACCGCGACGCGCGAGCACTCGCTCTCGCCGCAGACCCTCAAGATCCTGCGCACGCTGCCCGGGCCGACCGAGGCGATCGCGTTTCCGAGCGCCGACTCGACCGGCCGCTACCGGGATCTGCTCGGCACCTACCAGTACTACTCGAAGAACTTCCAGTACCGGCTCGTCGATCCCGACCGCAATCCCGCCGAGGCGCAGAAGTTCAAGGTGACGTCGTACGGCCAGATCGTCCTACAGCGCGGCGCCGTGACCTATACCGTCGACGACGCGACCGAGGACGCCCTGACGAACGGCCTGCTTCACGTCCTCGAGACCGGCAAGAAGAGCGTGTACGTCGTGCAGGGGGACGGTGAGGTGCCGCTCGACGACTTCACCCGGGTCGGCATGGGCACCGTGAAGCAGGCGCTGACCGGCAAGGGGTTCGATGTGAAGCCGCTCTTCCTTATTAAAGAGCCGCGGGTGCCGGCCGACGCGTCCGCGGTGATCTTGGCCTCGCCCAGCCAGGAGCTGCCGCCGCAAGTGCTCGACGCCCTCGACGGCTACTACCGGGACGGCGGCCACCTGCTCGTGCTGGTCGATCCGACGAGCCCGGCGGGAGTCCGAGCCTGGCTCGGCCGGGAGTTTCACGTCGCGGCGCCGGGCGGCCTCGTGGTCGATCCGGTGTCACGCCTGCTGGGAGCGAACCCGGCGGTGCCCATCGTCACGCAGTACCCGTACAGCGACATCACGCAGAATTTCAATCTGGCGACGGCGTTTCCGGTCGCGACGCCGCTCGTTCCCGACGCGAAGGCGAAAGACGTTACCGTCACGCCGATCGTCAAAAGCTCCGAGGCGAGCTATGTAAAGACGAATCTCGACGCGAAGGACATCTCGTACCAGGCGGGCGTCGACCGCAAGGGCGCCTCGATGCTCGGCGTGGAGGTAACCCCCGCCGCCGGCGCCGGGGCGGCGCCGCAGCCGCCCGCCGCATCGGTCACGCCGACCGCGCCCGGCGCGCCCGCCAAAGGCGCCGCGGCGTCGAAGGGGGCGGGCGCGAAGCCGGCCGCGGTCCAGGCCGCGGCCGCAAAGGGCTCCGCGGTGCTGTTCGGCAACAGCTCGTTCATCCGCAACAGCTACGTCGGCCTGGTCGGCAACCGCGACCTGTTCACGAGCACGGTCGCCTGGCTGACGCAGTCGGGCAACCTGGTCAGCATCGCGCCGCGCGTCTCGCCGTTCGATCCGTTTATCATCTCCGGGCAACAGGGCCGCTACCTCTTTGTCGGGAGCGTGATCGCGCTGCCGCTCGCGCTCCTCCTGCTCGGCGGCTCCGTGTACTTCCGCAGGCGCAGTCTGTGA
- a CDS encoding DUF4340 domain-containing protein, with translation MSPRVTIALAVIAALVGAYILVVDRPQAQRAEEARHLVHLSKNAITQVTVRTAKGTVELVRTDATHWTVTRPFDAPASSFAVSDLLDGVLGIVPQRTVADKTTDWAAYGLAAPDTELTLHAQDGKTVSVDIGKTSPVSTGRYARAVPGDAVYLVDASANDALAKTANDLRQKTLADFPNADVQRVSVTSHSGTLAVERLGPDRWRLAGPHPWPADDFKVTDLFFPITTSDAKKFHDGVHDLAPYGLDHPAVTVDVTLKNRQAPLRLLFASKGKLTYGMVAGAPTVLELDAGLIGRLTPAPIALVSKRLLPYNAQNLTAVTWSRDEQVLQVRRQGPGFSGGGLSDGEISDMFSSINILEADTVEPLPAGSPGTPAFAIQTDGGAGAPLRVLVYRGPAGAWLATNPAFGLQYRLPSNAFDGFPKRITAFLAIPKAPAPGGAKPAGGAKPAAVTPTAPRPGASPAKPPTP, from the coding sequence GTGAGTCCCCGCGTTACGATCGCGCTGGCGGTGATCGCCGCCCTCGTCGGCGCCTACATCCTTGTGGTCGACCGCCCCCAGGCGCAGCGTGCGGAAGAGGCGCGCCATCTGGTGCACCTGTCGAAGAACGCGATCACGCAGGTGACGGTGCGGACGGCGAAGGGCACCGTGGAGCTCGTCCGGACGGACGCCACCCACTGGACCGTGACGCGGCCGTTCGACGCGCCCGCGTCGAGTTTCGCGGTCTCGGATCTTCTGGACGGGGTCCTCGGGATCGTGCCGCAGCGGACGGTGGCCGATAAGACGACGGACTGGGCCGCGTACGGCCTGGCGGCGCCGGACACGGAGCTGACCCTCCACGCGCAGGACGGCAAGACGGTTTCGGTCGACATCGGGAAGACCTCGCCGGTCTCGACCGGACGCTACGCGCGCGCGGTTCCGGGAGACGCCGTCTACCTCGTCGACGCGTCGGCGAACGACGCGCTCGCCAAGACGGCAAACGATCTGCGCCAGAAGACACTCGCGGATTTCCCCAACGCCGACGTGCAGCGCGTCAGCGTGACGTCCCACTCCGGCACCCTCGCGGTGGAGCGTCTGGGGCCGGACCGCTGGCGGCTCGCCGGCCCGCACCCGTGGCCGGCCGACGACTTCAAAGTCACCGATCTGTTCTTTCCGATCACCACGTCGGACGCCAAGAAGTTCCACGATGGGGTGCACGACCTCGCGCCGTACGGGCTCGACCATCCCGCGGTGACCGTGGACGTCACGCTCAAGAACCGGCAGGCCCCGCTGCGTCTGCTCTTCGCATCAAAAGGGAAGCTCACTTACGGGATGGTGGCCGGGGCGCCGACGGTCTTGGAGCTGGACGCGGGCCTGATCGGCCGGCTGACGCCGGCGCCGATCGCGCTCGTCAGCAAGCGCCTTCTGCCCTACAACGCGCAAAACCTGACGGCGGTAACGTGGAGCCGCGATGAGCAGGTTTTGCAGGTGCGCCGTCAGGGCCCCGGCTTCTCGGGCGGCGGCCTCTCCGACGGCGAGATCAGCGACATGTTCTCCTCGATCAACATTCTCGAGGCCGACACGGTCGAGCCGCTGCCCGCGGGATCGCCGGGCACGCCCGCGTTCGCGATTCAAACCGACGGCGGGGCGGGCGCGCCGCTGCGCGTGCTGGTGTACCGCGGGCCGGCCGGCGCGTGGCTCGCCACGAATCCCGCGTTCGGCCTGCAGTACCGCCTGCCCTCGAACGCGTTCGACGGCTTCCCGAAGCGCATCACGGCCTTTCTCGCCATTCCAAAGGCGCCTGCGCCGGGCGGCGCGAAGCCGGCGGGCGGGGCCAAACCGGCCGCCGTGACGCCCACCGCCCCGCGGCCCGGCGCGTCTCCCGCCAAACCGCCGACGCCGTGA
- a CDS encoding phosphodiester glycosidase family protein: MRQGTARVLTVLLVLGLVAPSARGAGPADWPAVLASSVVPLPVAAGVEYRHVSMATSDGPLDMHHLLVDLRNPAVHLGVTVAHDQLISDDETVSSMALRAGAVAGINADYFDIHQSGMPLNIVVSNGQLLRSPWRFVALTIGRDGAARIIRYRWTGNVVTDTGETQPLESFNAGLPQNGVMVISSVRGYGAPPPEAGVRQMVAELSPADPSAAAPGGRYFVKQIWPQQAFFAPFPQGEIVLLGRGTGADWIQRRLNAGASLTVNLTTDPDWHNAQVAVGGGPILVDGGQIVEDPDPPAAGERNIRYPAAAVGIGPDGRFLTFVEADGRQPWLSIGLTRPQLAAYMQRQGAYQAMAFDSGGSAEMVVRIPGQQQASIVNSPSDGQERPVADAVLVYTTATPGPPVRVLVNYNQPLVLYPGARVTPPTIGVDAQGNPVPLTGPVQFAASGGLLRIEGPPARGPAGPRQPVPQFVFVGGDGSIVGGAQPADGTVTAQSGGASGSAPVSVVTRLARLVVSPGSVSVAVGESAPLRVSGLDSTGRLVALPQESVAWQLDPPSLGAVQAPGTFVAGTATGTGVLTVRLAGAAADVRVSVGGPQARLIPAFEEQASFRGYPPQTVTGDVSIVATPTHDNRQSLRLQFHLDGQGSRAAYVETDLPLPGEPTGVSVWVYGDGDGAWLRGAYTDAKGDRGTVTFARHVDWTGWRQVAASLPSGVAYPIRWTYVYVVETDPTKTPSGEIYLSGLRALYGH, encoded by the coding sequence ATGCGGCAGGGCACGGCCCGCGTGCTCACGGTCTTACTGGTGCTGGGGCTCGTCGCCCCCTCGGCCCGGGGCGCGGGACCGGCCGACTGGCCCGCGGTGCTGGCGTCCAGCGTGGTGCCGCTTCCCGTCGCCGCCGGCGTCGAGTACCGGCACGTGTCCATGGCGACCTCCGACGGTCCGCTCGACATGCATCACCTGCTGGTGGACCTGCGCAACCCCGCCGTGCACCTCGGTGTCACGGTCGCCCACGACCAGTTGATCAGCGATGACGAGACCGTCTCCTCGATGGCGCTGCGCGCCGGCGCCGTCGCCGGCATCAACGCCGATTATTTCGACATTCATCAGTCCGGCATGCCGCTCAACATCGTGGTCAGCAACGGCCAGTTGTTGAGGAGCCCGTGGCGCTTCGTGGCGCTCACGATCGGCCGTGACGGCGCCGCGCGCATCATTCGCTACCGCTGGACCGGCAACGTCGTGACGGACACGGGAGAGACGCAGCCGCTCGAGAGTTTCAACGCCGGCCTGCCGCAGAACGGCGTCATGGTGATCTCGAGCGTGCGCGGCTACGGCGCGCCGCCGCCTGAGGCGGGCGTGCGCCAGATGGTCGCGGAATTGTCGCCCGCCGATCCTTCGGCGGCGGCCCCGGGCGGCCGCTACTTCGTCAAGCAGATCTGGCCGCAGCAGGCGTTCTTCGCGCCGTTCCCGCAGGGCGAGATCGTCCTGCTTGGCCGCGGCACCGGCGCGGACTGGATCCAGCGGCGACTGAACGCCGGCGCGTCGCTCACCGTCAACCTGACGACGGATCCCGACTGGCACAACGCGCAAGTGGCGGTCGGCGGGGGTCCCATCCTCGTCGACGGCGGACAGATCGTGGAAGACCCCGACCCGCCCGCGGCCGGCGAGCGCAACATCCGGTATCCGGCCGCGGCCGTGGGCATCGGCCCGGACGGCCGCTTCCTCACGTTCGTCGAGGCGGACGGCCGCCAGCCGTGGCTCAGCATCGGGCTCACCCGGCCGCAGCTCGCCGCGTACATGCAGCGGCAGGGCGCCTATCAGGCGATGGCGTTCGACAGCGGCGGCTCGGCGGAGATGGTCGTCCGGATACCCGGACAACAGCAGGCGTCCATCGTCAACTCCCCGTCCGACGGACAGGAGCGGCCCGTCGCCGACGCGGTCCTGGTCTATACGACCGCGACCCCCGGGCCGCCGGTGCGCGTCCTCGTGAACTACAATCAGCCGCTGGTGCTCTATCCGGGCGCGCGCGTGACGCCGCCTACAATCGGCGTGGACGCGCAGGGCAATCCCGTCCCGCTGACGGGGCCCGTGCAGTTCGCCGCGTCCGGCGGGTTGCTCCGGATCGAGGGCCCACCGGCCCGCGGACCCGCGGGCCCGCGGCAACCCGTGCCGCAGTTCGTGTTCGTCGGCGGCGACGGCAGCATCGTCGGCGGCGCCCAGCCCGCGGACGGCACCGTCACCGCGCAGAGCGGCGGCGCCTCGGGGAGCGCGCCGGTCTCGGTCGTCACCCGCCTCGCGCGGCTGGTGGTGTCGCCGGGCTCGGTCTCGGTGGCCGTCGGTGAGAGCGCGCCGCTGCGCGTGTCGGGGTTGGACTCCACCGGACGTCTGGTGGCGCTGCCTCAAGAATCGGTCGCGTGGCAACTGGATCCGCCGTCGCTCGGCGCCGTGCAGGCGCCTGGGACCTTCGTCGCCGGGACGGCGACCGGCACAGGCGTGCTGACGGTGCGGCTTGCCGGCGCCGCCGCCGACGTGCGTGTGTCGGTCGGCGGTCCGCAGGCCCGGCTGATTCCGGCGTTCGAGGAGCAGGCGTCGTTCCGCGGGTATCCGCCGCAGACCGTGACCGGGGACGTGTCGATCGTCGCAACCCCGACCCACGACAACCGTCAGTCGCTGCGCCTGCAGTTTCACCTCGACGGTCAGGGCAGCCGCGCCGCGTACGTGGAGACCGACCTGCCGCTGCCCGGCGAACCGACCGGCGTGTCGGTGTGGGTCTACGGCGACGGCGACGGCGCGTGGCTGCGCGGCGCCTACACCGACGCGAAGGGCGACCGCGGAACGGTGACGTTCGCGCGGCACGTGGACTGGACCGGGTGGAGGCAGGTGGCCGCGTCGCTGCCGAGCGGCGTCGCGTATCCGATCCGTTGGACGTACGTGTACGTGGTCGAGACCGATCCGACAAAGACGCCGAGCGGAGAGATTTATCTCAGCGGACTGCGCGCGCTGTACGGCCACTAG